In one window of Vanessa atalanta chromosome 10, ilVanAtal1.2, whole genome shotgun sequence DNA:
- the LOC125067100 gene encoding uncharacterized protein LOC125067100, whose protein sequence is MSKGLQNRKVIDLTMFSKSTFTLTFAIEILGMDVWHDCNEGWLDLGPCHQAIKIQYQLYPDQTFDLDVLIWPHVAKIWCGGQYGYVRTWQFLERRWFAFSIRHAFPVRVLDLMNHLVVINCAMGLNALSNNAKNDKNIEAFLPSLKFGVQRYFAPVLEGEDTFETYIQDMIWNAIEAHIPASCLDGTFNTPSNVTDKRHQDAILFKVREIILKENLPIKEEVEVPSDEFIKSKNRRESKTTKEKEKEKKKIVDVQKEKFMISLSGDAIMAGTGKVSSFGYSGERPHDQSDIIVLISTNNLPAHDDLPIIFVNIGQLYDAPLPNFKKARITQIYTRWRLNGEDHDSEKQNIKSGNFINFNDHHTIPLQHTKASEITATFLDNPFEIQLRGLRNAEIVHSHQKLFGNDKNDNNFDMKLSSNTSSYSEDILIAVTKIDASIIAKKNSTIVSGEFSLYPPQISRHKLGRMGISTNDINAVRIPEAPDIIIQPSIILDAHMTMDVSIGLVGCKPREIIPSYLRMYCSTNNPDAIKVILNEINEVNEKHHNTDDVNNILTGFAIDTCDIVIFYIEGEKNGPISNIWEVTGCFYPTIKPVFSCSEQYLGRIYPEMISAIPSFDTLKMVIPLNTLLKCPQAYVKPALPVPAKSALVKIGRLVKSKIKVIPFKSEMPTTEELNSFKLELSCNVTQESIKKVPGTLGAVPEAQETVGRRITHVTSKLTKLPTTRSRNARQWFHTCHRVDASVACSSFLFPLFFFFQGSHCSTSTTTSGTEVLPNRGLIEKYFSLDRVVSPLCEGKVTSSLAYPDLPLLEVDLVPYGARIQPMLVGIPVWATRMTHRHRFASDLTQVFSIINVTEADGSPLCRSEKYQD, encoded by the exons ATGAGCAAGGGGTTACAAAATAGAAAAGTCATCGACTTGACGATGTTTTCAAAAAGTACATTCACACTAACCTTCGCTATTGAAATTCTTGGTATGGACGTCTGGCACGACTGTAATGAAGGATGGTTGGATCTCGGTCCCTGCCATCAAGCTATAAAGATACAATACCAATTATACCCAGACCAAACTTTTGACTTAGACGTATTAATATGGCCTCATGTTGCTAAG atttggTGTGGAGGTCAATACGGCTATGTGCGGACGTGGCAGTTTTTGGAGAGGCGTTGGTTCGCATTTTCAATTCGACACGCTTTTCCAGTCAGAGTACTTGACTTAATGAATCACTTGGTTGTTATTAATTGTGCTATGGGACTTAACGCTCTTAGTAATAA TGCCAAGAACGATAAGAATATAGAAGCCTTTCTCCCTTCCCTAAAATTTGGGGTTCAACGTTATTTTGCTCCGGTATTGGAAGGAGAAGATACATTTGAAACATATATACAGGATATGATTTGGAACGCCATAGAAGCCCATATACCAGCTTCATGTTTAGATGGGACCTTCAACACGCCATCTAATGTTACAG ATAAAAGACATCAAGacgcaatattatttaaagtaagagaaattattttaaaagaaaatttaccaATCAAAGAAGAAGTGGAAGTACCATCAGATGAGTTTATAAAGTCAAAAAATCGAAGGGAATCTAAAACAACGAAGGAAAAGgaaaaagaaaagaagaaaATCGTTGATgttcaaaaagaaaaatttatgaTAAGCTTGTCAGGAGACGCGATTATGGccg GTACTGGAAAAGTTTCCTCATTCGGATATTCTGGTGAACGTCCACACGATCAAAGtgatattatagtattaatcaGTACCAATAACCTCCCAGCTCACGATGATTTGCCGATCATATTTGTTAACATCGGTCAGCTGTATGATGCACCATTACCAAACTTTAAAAAGGCAAG aataACGCAAATATATACGCGATGGAGATTAAATGGCGAAGACCATGAttcagaaaaacaaaatataaaatcgggaaactttataaattttaatgatcatCATACTATCCCTCTACAACATACGAAGGCTTCTGAAATCACAGCAACGTTTTTAGATAATCCATTCGAAATTCAG CTTCGTGGATTGCGAAATGCTGAAATAGTTCATAGCCATCAAAAACTTTTTGGAAacgataaaaatgataataattttgatatgaaaTTATCATCTAATACTAGCAGTTATAGCGAAGATATACTTATTGCTGTCACGAAGATTGATGCCAGTATAATTGCTAAAAAGAATAGTACGATTGTATCAGGAGAGTTTTCTCTCTACCCACCTCAAATTTCAAGACATAAGCTAGGTCGTATGGGTATTTCTACCAACGATATCAATGCTGTGAGAATACCTGAAGCGCCAGATATTATCATTCAACCATCGATAATCTTGGATGCACATATGACAATGGATGTATCCATTGGATTAGTTGGATGTAAACCGCGGGAAATCATTCCAAGTTATTTAAGGATGTATTGTTCAACTAATAATCCAGAtgcaattaaagttattttaaatgaaataaacgaaGTCAATGAAAAACATCACAACACAgacgatgtaaataatatattgacagGATTTGCTATCGACACCTGTGATATTGTTATTTTCTATATCGAAGGAGAAAAAAATGgaccaatttcaaatatatgggAAGTCACGGGTTGCTTTTATCCTACGATTAAACCTGTGTTTTCATGTTCAGAACAATATTTAGGTCGAATTTATCCtg AAATGATATCTGCGATCCCATCATTTGATACGCTAAAGATGGTGATTCCATTAAATACACTTCTAAAGTGTCCACAAGCTTACGTCAAGCCTGCATTGCCAGTGCCTGCTAAATCT gCTTTAGTGAAAATTGGTCGACTagtcaaaagtaaaattaaagtaataccTTTTAAAAGCGAAATGCCGACCACTGAAGAACTGAATAGTTTTAAACTTGAGTTAT CTTGCAATGTAACGCAAGAATCTATCAAAAAGGTACCCGGTACTCTTGGGGCAGTTCCAGAAGCTCAAGAGACGGTCGGCCGAAGGATAACTCATGTCACCTCCAAGCTCACAAAGCTCCCAACGACCAGAAGTAGAAATGCTCGCCAGTGGTTCCATACTTGCCACCGCGTAGATGCGTCGGTGGCTTGTTCCAGTTTCCTCTTCCCcttatttttcttctttcaaGGCTCCCATTGTTCCACCTCTACCACCACCTCTGGTACTGAAGTCCTCCCCAACAGGGGTCTTATCGAAAAATATTTCAGCCTCGATAGGGTAGTTTCGCCTCTATGTGAGGGAAAGGTCACGTCCAGCCTCGCGTACCCGGATCTGCCTCTTCTGGAGGTGGATCTGGTTCCATATGGGGCACGCATCCAGCCTATGCTGGTCGGTATCCCGGTCTGGGCCACACGAATGACACACCGTCATCGCTTTGCGTCCGATCTTACACAGGTATTCTCCATAATAAACGTGACGGAAGCTGACGGGTCGCCACTCTGCAGATCAGAAAAGTACCAGGATTGA